One genomic window of Hippocampus zosterae strain Florida chromosome 12, ASM2543408v3, whole genome shotgun sequence includes the following:
- the LOC127612217 gene encoding trace amine-associated receptor 13c-like — METSVEAELCFPLVVNASCSKTQRPHPIAAYILLSAMSLITVTLNLLVIISISHFKQLHTPTNLLLLSLAISDLLVGFLMLFPISLLGGCWFFGDLMCVLYFVVDHSVTSASIGSMVFISIDRYLAICDPLCYTIKVTKTRVDISVLLCWSASFVFNSLFSMDNLKQPGRFNTCVGECVNVVSYAAGMTDLFISFIGPITVIVILYIRVFMVAVSHARAMHSRVGSITLQGPAIKSSELKAARTLGLLVVVFIVCIMPYFCVAISGQNTLLNASSATFIISMFYLNSCLNPMIYAIFYPWFRKSMKLIVTLQILKPDFQQPNIM, encoded by the exons ATGGAGACCTCAGTGGAAGCTGAGTTGTGCTTCCCACTGGTCGTCAACGCTTCCTGCAGCAAGACACAGCGTCCTCACCCGATCGCCGCCTACATCCTCCTATCGGCTATGTCTCTGATCACCGTCACTCTGAACCTGCTTGTCATCATCTCCATCTCCCACTTTAA gCAGCTGCACACCCCCACTAACCTCCTGCTGCTTTCTCTTGCCATCTCCGATTTGCTGGTGGGTTTCCTCATGTTGTTTCCGATTTCTCTCCTTGGAGGTTGTTGGTTCTTCGGTGACTTgatgtgtgttttgtattttgttgtggaTCACTCTGTCACATCCGCCTCAATAGGAAGCATGGTGTTCATATCAATCGACCGCTACCTGGCTATCTGCGACCCTCTGTGTTACACCATCAAGGTTACAAAAACCAGGGTAGATATCTCTGTTCTCTTATGTTGGTCGGCGTCATTTGTCTTCAACTCTTTGTTTTCCATGGATAATCTGAAGCAACCGGGCAGGTTCAACACCTGTGTCGGAGAGTGCGTGAATGTAGTCTCATACGCCGCAGGAATGACGGACCTCTTTATCTCCTTCATAGGCCCGATCACTGTCATTGTTATTCTGTATATTAGAGTGTTTATGGTGGCTGTTTCTCATGCACGGGCTATGCACTCCCGTGTGGGGAGCATCACGTTGCAGGGTCCAGCCATCAAAAGTTCTGAGCTGAAAGCAGCCAGGACCCTCGGGTTGTTGGTGGTAGTGTTCATTGTGTGTATCATGCCGTATTTCTGCGTCGCCATCTCGGGACAGAACACACTGCTCAATGCGTCATCTGCAACCTTTATTATCAGCATGTTCTACTTAAACTCCTGTCTGAATCCAATGATCTATGCCATTTTCTATCCCTGGTTTAGAAAATCCATGAAGCTCATTGTGACACTGCAGATTCTGAAGCCTGACTTTCAGCAGCCCAACATAATGTAG